The following proteins are co-located in the Macaca thibetana thibetana isolate TM-01 chromosome 6, ASM2454274v1, whole genome shotgun sequence genome:
- the LOC126956154 gene encoding peptidyl-prolyl cis-trans isomerase A-like: protein MKLDPTSHYKQKFGRFADAAAQESPLILAMVNPTMFNIAVDGEPLGRVPFELFADKVPKTAENFRALSTGEKGFGYKGSCFHRIIPGLMCQGGDFTRHNGTGGKSIYGEKFEDENFILKHTGPGILSMANAGPNTNGSQFFICTAKTEWLDGKHVVFGKVKEGMNIVEATERFGSRNGKTS, encoded by the coding sequence atgaagttggaccctacctcacattataaacaaaaattcGGCCGCTTTGCAGACGCTGCCGCCCAGGAAAGTCCCCTAATACTAGCCATGGTCAACCCTACCATGTTCAACATTGCCGTCGATGGCGAGCCCTTGGGCCGCGTCCCCTTCGAGCTGTTTGCAGACAAggttccaaagacagcagaaaattttcgtgctctgagcactggagagaaaggatttggttataagggttcctgctttcacagaattattccagggcttatgtgtcagggtggtgacttcacacgccataatggcactggtggcaagtccatctatggggagaaatttgaagatgagaacttcatcctaaagcatacaggtcctggcatcttgtccatggcaaatgctggacccaacacaaatggttcccagtttttcatctgcactgccaagactgagtggttggatggcaagcatgtggtctttggcaaagtgaaagaaggcatgaatattGTGGAGGCCACGGAGCGCTTTGGGTCCAGGAATGGCAAGACCAGCTAG